A single genomic interval of Lathyrus oleraceus cultivar Zhongwan6 chromosome 7, CAAS_Psat_ZW6_1.0, whole genome shotgun sequence harbors:
- the LOC127106997 gene encoding squamosa promoter-binding-like protein 3 — METRSEGKRTWRHKEVVNNHEELEHEDEDEMDFEEEEEGRKKRVVTVTDLYSRPRSKAGGSNTTPCCQVENCDADLSEAKQYHRRHKVCEYHAKAPAVHIAEMQQRFCQQCSRFHELSEFDGTKRSCRRRLAGHNERRRKNASDFQGE, encoded by the exons ATGGAAACAAGGTCAGAGGGAAAAAGAACATGGAGGCACAAAGAGGTGGTGAACAATCATGAAGAGCTGGAacatgaagatgaagatgaaatggatttTGAAGAGGAGGAGGAAGGTAGAAAGAAGAGGGTAGTAACTGTAACAGATCTGTATAGTAGACCAAGGTCCAAAGCTGGAGGGTCGAATACTACACCATGTTGTCAAGTGGAGAATTGTGATGCTGATCTAAGTGAAGCTAAACAGTATCATCGGAGACATAAGGTATGTGAGTATCATGCTAAGGCACCTGCCGTACACATTGCAGAGATGCAGCAAAGGTTTTGTCAGCAATGTAGCAG ATTCCATGAGCTATCTGAATTTGATGGCACAAAAAGGAGTTGTAGAAGACGTCTGGCGGGGCATAATGAAAGACGTCGCAAAAATGCAAGTGACTTTCAAGGAGAATGA